One Fimbriimonadaceae bacterium DNA window includes the following coding sequences:
- a CDS encoding metallophosphoesterase has protein sequence MKCTRREFLQASAAMAIAPKLVPGAKPVRFGVIADLHHGLQPDAERRLDAFLAAVESQKPEFLVQMGDFCHPTPAGRALVKRWEQFSGPLHHVLGNHDMDLGAKREIMDVWGMTEPYYALDAGAFRLLVLDCNFILKGGKHVDYDHGNYYIESSLRDRVSPEQIEWLRGELAKPGKPAVILSHQSLDEVWTGYTVPNRLEVRRVIDEANARAPGSVVACLCGHHHLDEASVINGVHYVHINSASYFWAGDGFGSEGARAVYHDPLFAFVTLDPAGSLRIEGRRSMFEKPDPAATGYPNAARLHARISDRVLRFAPSPAVAFDKVVSRR, from the coding sequence GTGAAGTGCACCCGCAGGGAGTTCTTGCAGGCCTCGGCCGCGATGGCGATTGCTCCCAAACTCGTGCCTGGGGCGAAACCCGTCCGCTTCGGCGTGATCGCCGACCTGCACCATGGTTTGCAACCCGACGCGGAGAGGCGTCTGGACGCGTTCCTCGCCGCGGTCGAGTCGCAGAAGCCCGAGTTCCTCGTGCAGATGGGTGACTTCTGCCACCCGACACCCGCGGGCCGAGCCCTGGTGAAGCGCTGGGAGCAGTTCTCGGGGCCCCTCCACCACGTGCTCGGCAACCACGACATGGACCTCGGCGCGAAGCGGGAGATCATGGACGTGTGGGGCATGACGGAGCCCTACTACGCCTTGGACGCGGGGGCGTTCCGGCTCCTCGTGCTCGACTGCAACTTCATCCTCAAAGGCGGGAAGCATGTGGACTACGACCACGGCAACTACTACATCGAGTCCTCGCTCCGCGATCGGGTCAGTCCCGAGCAGATCGAGTGGCTTCGTGGCGAGTTGGCCAAGCCCGGGAAGCCCGCGGTGATCCTCTCGCACCAATCGCTGGACGAGGTGTGGACCGGCTACACCGTGCCGAACCGGCTCGAGGTGCGCCGGGTGATCGACGAGGCCAACGCGCGAGCCCCCGGCTCCGTGGTGGCGTGCCTGTGCGGCCACCACCACCTGGACGAGGCGAGCGTGATCAACGGAGTGCACTACGTCCACATCAACAGCGCGTCGTACTTCTGGGCCGGAGACGGGTTTGGGAGCGAGGGTGCGCGCGCCGTGTACCACGACCCCTTGTTCGCGTTCGTGACGCTGGACCCGGCCGGCAGTCTGCGCATCGAGGGTCGGAGAAGCATGTTCGAGAAGCCCGATCCCGCGGCGACGGGCTACCCGAACGCCGCGCGTCTGCACGCCCGCATCTCCGATCGCGTGCTTCGGTTTGCCCCGTCGCCCGCGGTCGCATTCGATAAGGTTGTGTCAAGACGCTGA